GAAAACACCACGTGCGGATCGGGCACACGCTGATGCTTGCCCTGCTCAGGGCTATCTAGTGTTCCCTGCCAGAACCTATGCACGTGTGGTGAGAGCTTAAAGCAATGGATGCTTCCCCCAACATGCCAGACACTCCTGAGGAGCCTGGCGGCTGCTGGCCATGCCCCGTGTGCATGTAGGCGATGGGGAAGTGAGTGGAGGAGAGCGGAACCTTGATTCTGCTCATCAAACTGCTTAACCGCTGAAGCAAAAGGGGGAACTTTTTTCCCGATCAGCAGAATGACATCGTGATGGGGAAAGGGCTCCCCAGATGGCTGGTGAGCAGTGTGTGTCTGTGACCCCGTCTGCCCCACCCCCTGAACACACCTCTGCCGGCTGAGGGTGACACAACCCTGTTCCCTGTCGCTCTGTTCCCGCTTATCTCTCCCGCCTTTTCGGCGCCACCACCTTCTTGGAAATGAGACAGAGCAAAGGGGAGGGGGCTCAGACCACCGCCTCCCCTGGCAGGCCCCATAAAAGCGACTGTCACTCGGTCCCAGACACCAGAGCAAGCTCAAGACCCAGCAGTGGGACAGCCAGACAGACGGCACGATGGCACTGAGCTCCCAGATCTGGGCCGCttgcctcctgctcctcctcctcctcgccaGCCTGACCAGTGGCTCTGTTTTCCCACAACAGGTGAGAGCCCAGTGGCCTGGGTCCTTAGCAGGGCAGCAGGGATGGGAGAGCCAGGCCTCAGCCTAGGGCACTGGAGACACCCGAGCACTGAGCAGAGCTCAGGACGTCTCAGGAGTACTGGCAGCTGAACAGGAACcaggacaggcacggtggctcatgcctgtaatcccagcactttgggaggttgaggcaggcagcccacttgaggtcagtttgagaccagcctggccaacatggtaaaaccccgtctctactaaaaatacaaaagttagccaggcttggtggcaggtgcctgtaatcccagctactcgggagactgaggcaggagaattgcttgaacccgcaaggtggaggttgcacagtgagctgagattgcaccactgcactccagcctggcaacagagcaagactccatctccaaaaaagaacagaaatcaatgaagcACCGAGTGACAGGGACTGGAAGGTCCTAATTCCATGGGTATTTACGGAACCCCTACGCCGTGTGGAGTCTTATTCTAGACAGTGGGGACGAGGCCATGAACAAGGTAGATGAGAGAGGAGATTTCTCCATCCTGGTCAGGGAATTTGTTAAAGACTgatgaaaacatgaataaataattgTGTCTAGTACATTCTATTCGTGAATCTCATAACAGACAGTGGTAGAGTGACCGTGACCCATTCGCCACACAGTAGAGtcacttttttggtttgttttttagagacagggtcttcctctgttgctgaggctggagtgcagtggtgcagtcatagttcactgcagcctcaacctcctgtgctcaagcaatcctcccacctcagcgtcccaagtagctgggacagcaggcaCATGCCACGGGTTGGGGGACCACAGGCATGGTCAAGGGGCTGGCAGTCAAGCAAGTGTTTCATGAGAAAGTGACAGTTGACCTTCGTCTTGGAGGGTGAGAGATGGAGGCAGCAAAGACCTAAGGAGAGGACAAGCCAGCATAGCCCAGGGTCAGGCTGAACAAGAGGAGATGGTGGGACTTGGGGATAAGGCTGAGGGGTGGGCAGTCCCTAAGTCTTGTGGGCAACCATGCAGACACTGATTTTTCCTTGGAATAAAGAGGAAGCCcccataagcttttttttttttttctgagatagggtctcgctctgtcgttcaggctggtgtgcagtggcatcatctgggctcactgcaacctccgcctcccgggttcaagcaattctcctgcctcagcttcccgagcagctgggattacaggcggctgccaccacgcccggctaatttttgtttttttagtagagacagggtttcaccatgttggccagactggtcttgaactcctgacctcaggtgattctcccacctcggcttcccaaagtgctgggattacaggcgtgagccactgcgcccagcctcctgtaggtttttaaaatggagaaaaccaCAATCTCACTggccatgttttaaaaaacttaatcTGCCAgtcaggcaccatggctcacacctgtaatcccagagttttgggaggccaaggtaggaagatcagttgagcccaggagttcaagaccagcttgggcaacacaaccagaccccacctctacaaaaaattaaaaaattagccgggtgtggtggcgtgcacctgctgtcccagctactcgggaagctgaggcgggagcatcgcttgagcacaggaggtcaaggctgcagggagctatgactgtgccactgcactctggcctgggcaacagaggaagactctgtctaaaaaacaaacaaaaaaagtgactCTGCTGTGTGGCAAATGGATTGAGGGGCAAGAATGCAGGGAGGTGTGTTAGGAGGCTGGCACTGGCATCCAGGCAGGGGAAGGTGATATCCCAAAGAAGAGTAGCAGCTGTGGAAAGAGGAGGAGGCGGAtctgggaggtttttttttttaggaaaagcCGCCCATGGGAAGGTGAGCAGAAGCAAGAAAGCAAGGCCCCTCCTAAGAGTCCATTTGAGCTCTGGGTTTAAACCACTTGGAGAGGAGCAGGTTGCCGGGAGCCAGTCTCAGAGGTCCACTGGGCCCCCTGCCATCCTCTGCACCCCCTTCTGCTTTCACAGACGGGACAACTTGCAGAGCTGCAACCCCAGGACAGAGCTGGAGCCAGGGCCAGCTGGATGGTGAGCGCAACAGTGATGCCTTTCCTAGCCCCCTGCTCCCTCCCCATGCTAAGGCCGGTTCCCTGCTCACATTCCCTTCCTTCCCACAGCCCATGTTCCAGAGGCGAAGGAGGCGAGACACCCACTTCCCCATCTGCATTTTCTGCTGCGGCTGCTGTCATCGATCAAAGTGTGGGATGTGCTGCAAGACGTAGAACCTACCTGCCCTGCCCCCGTCCCCTCCCTTCCTTATTTATTCCTGCTGCCCCAGAACATAGGTCTTGGAATAAAATGGCTGGTTCTTTTGTTTTCCAAACCAGAGTGTCTGTTGTCCTTTCTCTCTGCCGAGTGTCTGTGCTAAGAGCTTGTCCTGACCCTGCCTTGCAAGCACCAGTGCTTGGTGGGTCATGTGGGGCTGGTGTGTCCTGGAGGTTGCCAGGAAAGTTGGTGAAGAAAATTTGTTTCTGTTCTCCCCCTTCATGTTGCAATAATAGGGGATGAAAGTTAATGTTTCCTCTCCTTGAGATCTTCCTAAAACAGCTGTAGAAATCAGTGCCTGTaaggcaagcttgtccaacctggaggccacatgcagccctggatggctttgaatgcacccaacacaaatttgtagtTTCTTAAGGCATTATGAGATTTTtccgcaatttttttttttctcatcagctgtcattagtgttagtgtgttttatgtgtggcccaagacaattcttccagtgtggcccagggaagccaaaacatTGGACACTGCTATAAAGGTTCTCAAAGTAAGATCCAGGGACTCCTTTTGTAGGGCTCCTGAAGGTGGAAACtactaagactttttttttcctttttttttccttttttttctttcttttttttttttttttgaggcagagtctctctgtgtcacccaggctggagggcagtggcatgatcttggctcactgcaacctccacctcccaggttcaagcgattcccctgcctcagcctcctgaatagctgggactacaggcacgtgccaccacacctggctaatttttgtatttttagtagaggtggggttttgccatgttgtccaggctggtctcgaactcctgacctcaagtgatccacccgtctcagtctcccaaagtgctgagattacaggtgtgagccaccacgcccggcctacaaagatgtttatttgcctttttcacccTGGTTCTCTCATGAGTATACAATGGAGTTTCCAGGAGGCTCTGCGACACCTGTTGGCATCATCACCAGATGGCTAATGGATTGTGTGCTGGTGTATCTCACGCTTTTAAATGTCCCAGTTTCTAGCCCGGTGCAGTTGCAccatccctgctactcgggaggctgaggcaggaggataatttAAGACTGGGAGTTCCAGAAGAAGACctggtgtcaaaaaaaaaaaaaatggggcaaCGAAAATGAGAGCAATACAGCTTTCAAGaatgggaggggccaggggtggtgattcatgcctacagcactttgggtggctgaggcaggcagatcacttgaggtcaggagttcaagaccagcctggccaacatggtgaaacaccgtctctacaaaaattagccaggcatggtggcatgtgcctgtaatcccagctagtcaggaggctgagtcaggagaatcacttgaaccctggaggtggaggttacagtgagccaagacaacactgctgcactccagcctgggcgacggagtgagaccctgtctccagaaaaaaaaaaaaagaagaatgggcAGGAACTCAGTTCCTTGTGGAGGTGAACTATATTCCTATATGTTTCACGTGCAAAGTGTGTCCTTCCTGAGAGAATACAACTTAAGATGCTCCTGTGTAACAATCCCCCATACCTCGCTCATCTGCTATACCTGGATGGCCTCTGAAGGCCATGGGCCTCACACCTTTTGGTCTTAGGACCCCTTTACATTCTGAGAAATTATTGAGGACTCCAAAAAGCTCTTGATAAAGTGGGCTATATCTCTAGTTGCCTGATGTATTAGAAACTgaaactgggaaaatatttttactgtttatttatttatttttgagacagggtctcactctgtcgcccaggctggagtgcagtggcgcgatctcagctcactgcaaactccacctcccagtttcaagcggttctcctgccttggcctcctgagtagctggaactacaggcgcccgccaccatgcctggctaattttcatatttttagtagagacagggtttcaccgtgttggccaagctggtcttaaacgcctaacctcaagtgatccacccgcctcagccactcaaaatgctgtgattacaggtgggCCTGGCCTGCCCACATTTGATAGAAACAGACATAGGGGCTGTTATTTCACTGTCTTCTTAGCTCCCAGGAAGCAACAGCTCTCACTTGATGGTAAAGGGCATTGGTCATTCGGCCTCAATGTTGGGTGTGGGCAGGGAGTGGGAAGGCCCAGGCTGGGCGGGAGAGGGCTCCAAGACACGGCTGCCACACCCAAGGCAGGTAAACCTGACTAGAACTTCTGATTTTGTCAAGAGAAGGTGGGAAttcctatttttattagagatttcTTGCTTTGACAGTATTGGCAACTGAGCAAAGCAATTTGTCTTTTAACATCAACATTCTGTGAGCCAAACGAAGCCCAGCTGGGCGCCAGATCAGTCTGGGGCACCATCAATGTCTGCCTTCGCTTTGGAATCCACAGAGGCTTGTCCTCTGGGAGGGGAGGTTTCCTGAATGAAAACTGAAGGGATAGGGAGAGGGGAGTTGTGGTGAGCTTGGCCTCTTATTAGCTGTAACATCTTGCATGCATCTTCTTCATATCCGGAGCTCCACCTCctcatctgtattttttattttatttttttagtctgGGTCTTGCTCcatagcccaggctgaagtgcagtggtgtgatcatggctcactgcagtcttgatctcccgggctcaagcgatcctcccacctctgcctcctgagtagctgggaccgcaggtgcctatcaccacgccccgctaaagttttgtattttgtgtagagacgtggatctggctgtgttgcccaggcgggtctcaaactcatggcttcaaatgatcctcccacttcagcctcccaaaatgctgggactacagttgtgagccaccatgcctggcctctccttaCCTTTAAAAGAACAGAggcactgggcgtggtggctcacgctgtaatcccagcactttgggaggccaaggcgggtggatcacctgaggtcaggagtttgagaccagcctgaccaacatggtgaaaccccgtctctactgaaaatacaaaaattagccaggcgtgttggcgcacacctataatctcagctactctggaggctgaggcaggagaatcgcttgaacccaggaagcagaggttgcagtgaaccaagatcatgccactgcactccagcctgggtgacagaacaagactccatctcaaaaaaaaaaaaaaaaaacaaaaaaggaacagAAGCTAAGTCCATACAGGACTTAGCTTAACTGGCTCTAGAGCTGCTCAACCAAGGGAATGAGTGTGAAATTGCTTTGGAAACTGTCCAATGCTTCCTCAATGTAAAGGATTCATATTGACAGGAGAGGGTAGAGGCCTCCCTCCTGGCAGGTGGGAAACCTGAAATCAGGAATTACACTTAATGACACGGGGTGCTCTTCTCTCCTGAGCAAGCAGTTCTCTGGGGTGGTCCTAGAGAGATGGGAGAACATGTAAAGCAGAGATACTCAAATTTCAGCGTGCTCAAAATCTCCTGGAGGGCCTGCAAAAATGCAGATGGgtccaggctcagtggctcaagcctgtaatcccagcactttaggaagctgaggctggaggatcacttgaagccaggagttcgagaccagcctggccaacatggtgaaagcccgtctctactaaaaatacaaaaattagctgggtgtggtggtgcacacgtgtagtcccagctactcgggaggttgaggcacgagaattgcttgaacctgggaggcagaagctgaggTGAGCTGAgaccttgccactgcactctagcctgggtgacagaatgagactctgtctcaaaaaaaattaaataaataaaaataaaatgcagatgaggctgggcgtggtggagcatgcctataatcccagtggtttacgaggctgagacgggaggattacttgaggccaggaattcaaggctgcagtgacctatgatggcaccactgcactgcagcctgggtgacacagtgagacgatgtctgtaaaacaaataaacaaataaactgcAGATAGCTGGGcctccagaatttctgattccaCAGGTGCAAGGCGGGGCCCTTGACCTTGCATTTTGAGCAAGCTGCAGTCCTGTGGAGGACTGGTTGTGAAGCTGACACCATTGTCTGAGGGCAGCAAAGGCTCTTGGATGGATTGAGCCTCAGCTCCCATCTATGAGAGCTTTAAGCTTTAAGTGAGAGCTCCCCATGGCCGAGAGCTTCATTCTGAATTCCTGCTGCTAGGAATTCAAAACTCACATTGAAGTCCTAACGCCTAgtagctcagaatgtgaccttagttggaggcagggtcttcacagaggtaatcaagttaaaatgagacgGGAGAAtcctaatccaatataactggtTTCCTAAATCTGACAgggtacagtgactcacacctgtaatcccagcagtttgggaggccaacacaggaggactgcttgagatcaggaattcaagaccagcctgggcaatatagtgagaccctgtctctagcaaaaaaaaaaaaaaaaaaaaaagtgccagtagtcccagttactattgagaggctgaagcaagagagtcgcttgaatctggagggtggaggtggcagtaaggtatgattgcaccactgcattccagcctaaaTGACAAAGCAATACTAtgtctcaaacataaataaataaataaataaataaataaataaataaataaacggcAAATCTGGGCAGGGGTGAATACAGGGGGAAGGGAATGTGAAGATGAAGATGCCATACAGAGAAAGGCCCGGAACAGATCCTCACacccctcagaaggaaccaacactGCCAGCACTTGATCTTGTTGATCTTGGAATTCAAGCTCAATTCtggca
The DNA window shown above is from Homo sapiens chromosome 19, GRCh38.p14 Primary Assembly and carries:
- the HAMP gene encoding hepcidin preproprotein, with translation MALSSQIWAACLLLLLLLASLTSGSVFPQQTGQLAELQPQDRAGARASWMPMFQRRRRRDTHFPICIFCCGCCHRSKCGMCCKT